Proteins encoded by one window of Agelaius phoeniceus isolate bAgePho1 chromosome 5, bAgePho1.hap1, whole genome shotgun sequence:
- the LGALS2 gene encoding galectin-2, protein MEGNIEILNLNMKPGNTLKVKGKISADTVGFSINLGYSSRDLAFHFNPRFNESVIVCNSKRSDSWETELRDCHLPFFRGCTVKFFIEMLSDKFRVKLSDGHEVCFPNRHGYQNITYASILGGLRIISFKLT, encoded by the exons GGAAATATTGAAATCTTAAACCTGAATATGAAGCCTGGGAACACCCTGAAGGTGAAGGGCAAAATATCTGCTGATACTGTTGG CTTCAGCATCAATCTTGGCTACAGCTCAAGAGATCTGGCATTTCACTTCAATCCCCGCTTCAACGAGTCTGTCATTGTCTGTAACTCCAAGCGCTCTGATTCCTGGGAGACGGAACTCCGTGACTGCCACCTCCCTTTCTTCAGGGGCTGCACTGTAAAG TTCTTCATTGAAATGCTGTCAGACAAGTTCCGTGTGAAGCTGTCCGATGGCCATGAGGTGTGCTTCCCCAACCGGCACGGCTACCAGAACATCACCTATGCAAGCATCCTGGGGGGCCTAAGGATCATCTCCTTCAAGCTCACCTGA
- the CDC42EP1 gene encoding cdc42 effector protein 1, with protein MSLGKLPVLSWVSGSHGKRRLKSELTPDMISPPLGDFRHTMHVGRGGDVFGDTSFLSNHGGADAAKPNSFLARTLRHVRRSPLKRRGSGGQVGASPAPPAISPIIKNAVSLPQLNEAMYDGDSTSRGLTSKFSFKSASNSFSKTHQAYGLESGFCTIPRVPRLEKAQESTCPGEDELDRSDSLLSFRLDLGPSLMSELLQVMSFSETNGSEVGEDGPHLLCEEGTKDRVPPAVPASHEEDKAASSFWDHSRQSNVPGASSLPGLSVHANGEARAIEGAGANSVWASGPGAVSTGSPWQGHWNDCTIEAGEFDRAAQVLARHYGGTSTPRSSEKGEGPRQARTQTPWESPSSSLWGSRVTRESRSPEASWNQGEEEEEETKLSSLQESHSGARGDRSNSFEYADEEEEEDDEVKV; from the exons ATGAGCCTGGGGAAGCTGCCGGTGCTGAGCTGGGTGTCAGGCTCCCATGGCAAGCGGCGGCTGAAGTCGGAGCTGACGCCGGACATGATCAGCCCGCCGCTGGGCGACTTCCGGCACACCATGCACGTGGGGCGCGGTGGAGACGTCTTCGGGGACACCTCCTTCCTCAGCAACCACGGCGGGGCCGACGCCGCCAAACCCAACAGCTTCTTGGCGCGGACGCTGCGGCACGTGCGGCGCAGCCCGCTGAAGAGACGGGGCAGCGGGGGCCAGGTGGGCGCCTCACCCGCGCCCCCCGCCATCTCACCCATCATCAAGAACGCCGTCTCGCTGCCGCAGCTCAACGAGGCCATGTATGATGGAGACAGCACCAGCAGGGGCTTGACCAGCAAGTTCTCCTTCAAAAGTGCCTCCAACAGCTTCTCCAAAACACACCAGGCCTACG GTCTGGAGTCCGGATTTTGTACCATCCCTCGTGTCCCTCGTTTGGAAAAGGCCCAAGAGAGCACCTGTCCTGGAGAGGACGAGCTGGATCGCTCCGACTCCCTGCTGTCCTTCCGCCTCGACCTGGGGCCCTCCCTGATGAGCGAGCTCCTCCAGGTGATGAGCTTCTCTGAAACCAATGGCAGCGAGGTGGGGGAGGATGGCCCACACCTCCTGTGTGAAGAGGGGACCAAGGACAGGGTCCCTCCAGCAGTTCCTGCATCCCATGAAGAGGACAAGGCAGCATCCAGCTTCTGGGACCACTCCAGGCAGAGCAACGTGCCAGGGGCCAGCTCACTGCCAGGTCTGTCAGTCCATGCCAACGGAGAGGCACGTGCCATTGAAGGCGCTGGAGCGAACTCTGTCTGGGCTTCGGGGCCAGGGGCAGTGTCCACAGGGTCCCCGTGGCAAGGCCACTGGAACGACTGCACCATTGAGGCTGGAGAATTTGACCGAGCAGCCCAGGTCCTGGCCCGCCATTACGGTGGGACCAGCACCCCACGGAGCTCAGAGAAGGGTGAGGGTCCCCGGCAGGCCCGGACACAGACCCCGTGGgagagccccagcagcagcctgtggggGTCACGAGTGACAAGGGAGAGCCGGTCCCCTGAGGCCAGCTGGAAccaaggagaggaggaggaggaggagaccaAGCTCTCCAGCCTGCAGGAAAGCCACAGCGGTGCCCGAGGGGACCGCAGCAATTCCTTCGAGTATGCcgatgaggaggaggaagaggacgATGAAGTCAAGGTGTGA